The following proteins are co-located in the bacterium genome:
- a CDS encoding tetratricopeptide repeat protein → MKRLSPVLLLAGAVVAVYINSFRGVFQFDDYNVIVDNGGVHTWGAFLAGLPRGIRPLLKLTYTLNWTSGLGLFGFHLVNVTLHAANAVMLFFLASRIGAPSVSRFAALLPALLFAVHPVQTEAVTCISGRSVSLMAFFYLGSLLVYLRGRVRGNRLLLYVASPILFLLAVASKEVALTLPFALLLCEAARGERAGWKEALRAQAVHWALLLSLAVLFLSHSGYGRLLEACVGIRGPAANLLTQVHGIAYLLSRLALPHDLNFDPDLPVFSGWTPALVPEALLLTALLAAGLFGLSKRSPAGFGILWFFLHLVPTNSFLPRLDVANERQLYLASWGLFLAVAAGADLLREKGAARRVTAAAAVLVVALGTLTVSRNTVYRSEVALWEDTVRKSPSKARGWNNLGYAYDQAGRFREAEAAYLRALRIDPGYALARGNLKVLMGKTVSPP, encoded by the coding sequence GTGAAGCGTCTTTCCCCGGTCCTGCTCCTTGCGGGGGCCGTCGTCGCCGTTTACATCAACTCCTTCCGGGGCGTCTTCCAGTTCGATGACTACAACGTCATCGTCGATAACGGAGGCGTGCACACCTGGGGCGCTTTCCTTGCCGGTCTTCCGCGCGGAATCCGGCCGCTCCTGAAGCTCACCTACACCCTGAACTGGACCTCGGGCCTGGGGCTGTTCGGCTTCCACCTCGTGAACGTGACGCTCCACGCGGCGAACGCCGTCATGCTCTTCTTCCTTGCGTCGAGGATCGGCGCCCCGTCGGTCTCCCGGTTCGCCGCCCTGCTGCCGGCGCTTTTGTTCGCCGTCCATCCGGTCCAGACCGAGGCGGTGACCTGCATCAGCGGGCGCTCCGTTTCCCTGATGGCGTTCTTCTACCTCGGGAGCCTCCTCGTTTATCTGCGGGGGCGGGTGCGGGGAAACCGGCTTCTCCTGTACGTGGCGTCGCCGATTCTTTTTCTTCTCGCGGTCGCCTCCAAGGAAGTGGCGCTTACCCTTCCGTTCGCGCTGCTCCTGTGCGAAGCCGCGCGCGGCGAGAGGGCCGGATGGAAAGAGGCGCTCCGCGCACAGGCGGTCCACTGGGCGCTTCTCCTGTCGCTCGCCGTTCTCTTCCTTTCCCACTCCGGATACGGGCGCCTGCTCGAGGCGTGCGTCGGCATCCGCGGTCCCGCGGCGAACCTGCTCACCCAGGTCCACGGGATCGCGTACCTGCTGTCCCGTCTCGCCCTGCCGCACGACCTCAATTTCGATCCCGACCTTCCGGTCTTCTCCGGGTGGACGCCCGCCCTGGTTCCGGAGGCGCTGCTGCTGACGGCGCTCCTTGCCGCGGGGCTCTTCGGCCTTTCGAAGCGGTCCCCGGCGGGGTTCGGCATCCTCTGGTTCTTCCTCCACCTCGTTCCGACGAACTCCTTCCTCCCCCGTCTCGACGTGGCGAACGAGCGCCAGTTGTACCTCGCCTCCTGGGGGCTCTTCCTGGCCGTGGCGGCGGGGGCGGATCTTCTGCGGGAGAAGGGAGCGGCGCGGCGGGTCACGGCGGCGGCCGCCGTCCTGGTCGTCGCCCTCGGCACGCTCACGGTTTCCCGGAACACGGTGTATCGAAGCGAGGTCGCCTTGTGGGAGGACACCGTGCGGAAATCCCCGTCGAAGGCCAGGGGATGGAACAACCTCGGCTACGCGTACGATCAGGCGGGGCGGTTCCGCGAGGCCGAGGCGGCGTACCTGCGGGCGCTCCGCATCGATCCGGGGTACGCGCTTGCACGGGGGAACCTCAAGGTGCTGATGGGGAAAACGGTGTCACCCCCGTAA
- a CDS encoding DUF3617 family protein → MKNIARHPVVLFAFLLLFAGTVAHSAGVDMKEGEWEISSETSMTMGAMSMPPMASKSTYCLTREDPVPKSEKDQECRIVKQKVTGNKVSWRMECKKGEGEGEITYRGTTYNGFFKMKMVEDGQTMTMNTKLAGKYLGSCPKGQKSGPTGETAKRAAVAQQAAAQGKKQQADMEAQQRKAEAFLKKAAVPGEEPGACEQRDFRWSSKCDQAVGKLNLQDGEYEIVIEEASRFGSGVTLSEVKRKTVSLGENEPVPQELLGGQQAGTVKRGKNRITWRTSREGMESTGGVTYRGASFEGVLRTETDAGAGGKMLQVRKVTGKRIGEAKRAVGRPVFGRDYSAKAKEGKEGDSAASEKKILKDPVKGIRNLFGF, encoded by the coding sequence ATGAAGAACATTGCGCGTCATCCCGTTGTCCTGTTCGCCTTCCTCCTCCTTTTCGCCGGGACCGTCGCGCACTCCGCCGGCGTCGACATGAAGGAAGGGGAGTGGGAGATCTCCTCCGAGACGTCCATGACGATGGGGGCGATGTCGATGCCGCCCATGGCGTCGAAGTCGACGTACTGCCTCACCCGGGAAGACCCCGTCCCCAAGTCGGAGAAGGACCAGGAGTGCCGGATCGTAAAGCAAAAGGTCACGGGGAACAAGGTTTCCTGGCGCATGGAGTGCAAGAAGGGCGAGGGCGAAGGGGAGATCACCTATCGCGGCACGACCTACAACGGATTCTTCAAGATGAAGATGGTGGAAGACGGGCAGACGATGACGATGAACACGAAGCTTGCGGGAAAATATCTCGGCTCCTGTCCCAAGGGCCAGAAGTCGGGCCCGACCGGGGAGACGGCGAAGCGGGCGGCGGTGGCCCAGCAGGCGGCGGCGCAAGGGAAGAAGCAGCAGGCGGACATGGAGGCGCAGCAGAGGAAAGCCGAGGCGTTCCTGAAGAAGGCCGCCGTGCCGGGGGAGGAACCGGGCGCGTGCGAGCAGCGGGATTTCCGGTGGTCCTCGAAATGCGACCAGGCCGTCGGGAAGCTCAACCTGCAGGACGGGGAGTACGAGATCGTCATCGAGGAGGCAAGCCGCTTCGGATCGGGCGTCACCCTCTCCGAGGTGAAACGGAAGACCGTCTCGTTGGGAGAGAATGAACCGGTACCGCAGGAACTCCTGGGCGGCCAGCAGGCCGGCACGGTGAAGCGGGGGAAAAACCGGATCACCTGGAGAACGTCGCGCGAGGGGATGGAATCGACGGGAGGCGTCACCTATCGAGGGGCCTCCTTCGAGGGCGTCCTCCGCACCGAAACCGACGCCGGTGCCGGGGGGAAGATGCTGCAGGTCCGGAAGGTCACCGGAAAAAGGATCGGCGAGGCGAAGCGCGCCGTCGGGCGTCCCGTATTTGGCCGTGACTACTCGGCGAAGGCAAAGGAGGGCAAAGAGGGGGACTCCGCCGCAAGCGAGAAGAAAATATTGAAGGATCCCGTCAAGGGAATCCGGAATCTTTTCGGCTTCTGA
- a CDS encoding serine hydrolase yields the protein MTCPVRTALLAAFCLGIVATAARGTEATGDPFGNVAAAYLVKVDGREVWARNPSARLPPGSLAKMMTALLVLERADLRSEVTVSPEASRETGTRLGLAPGDRVTVLELLAATLLASANDACHALADHVAGSEKRFIDRMNARAREMGLSGTHFANACGHDDPGLYSTARDVARLAETAMGNPSFARIAGLGDGWISTADGGKKFSLENKNLLIGRYRGAKGVKTGFTGRAGKCLAAFAERDGKRVLLILLNAPDRWWKAEEILDAAFALGSGASAGRP from the coding sequence GTGACCTGTCCGGTCCGCACGGCGCTGCTTGCGGCCTTCTGCCTCGGGATCGTCGCGACGGCCGCGAGGGGGACGGAGGCGACCGGGGATCCGTTCGGAAACGTCGCGGCGGCGTACCTGGTGAAGGTGGACGGCCGGGAGGTCTGGGCCCGGAATCCCTCGGCCCGCCTTCCTCCCGGCAGCCTCGCGAAGATGATGACGGCCCTCCTCGTCCTCGAGCGGGCCGACCTTCGAAGCGAGGTCACGGTTTCCCCGGAGGCGAGCCGGGAGACCGGCACGCGCCTGGGCCTTGCCCCCGGTGACCGGGTGACCGTGCTCGAACTCCTCGCCGCCACGCTCCTGGCTTCCGCGAACGACGCCTGCCACGCTCTCGCGGACCATGTCGCGGGGAGCGAGAAGCGATTCATCGACCGGATGAACGCCCGGGCGCGGGAGATGGGCCTTTCCGGCACCCATTTCGCGAACGCCTGCGGTCACGACGATCCCGGACTCTACTCGACGGCCCGGGATGTGGCGCGCCTCGCGGAAACGGCGATGGGGAACCCCTCGTTCGCCAGGATCGCGGGCCTGGGGGACGGCTGGATCTCCACGGCCGACGGCGGGAAGAAATTTTCCCTCGAGAACAAGAACCTCTTGATCGGCCGCTACAGGGGGGCGAAGGGAGTGAAGACCGGCTTCACGGGTCGGGCCGGAAAGTGCCTCGCGGCCTTCGCGGAGCGGGACGGGAAGCGGGTTCTCCTCATCCTGTTGAATGCCCCCGACCGGTGGTGGAAGGCCGAGGAGATCCTCGACGCCGCGTTCGCCCTCGGCTCCGGAGCCTCCGCGGGACGGCCGTGA
- a CDS encoding 2-hydroxyacyl-CoA dehydratase family protein — translation MISARKIQGRKTVAVLPVHYPRELFTAMDIRTVELWGPPGPPRGPDAGRIQTYACAIVRNALAFLASGGADAVDAVLFPHTCDSIQGLATLAPDFGGWEKPALRYLHPKGEDRPAARAFVRAELVHLADRLAELTGSPLEIPRLAAAIGLHAKIDRLRGALLSRRAFLGMGDPALYRLLRRGEFLGPEDHLAELADAARGLGEERMQRGIPLMVTGYVPEPMTLFDSLEAAGAFIAADDYAAVGRRVPAAPPAVGGDPLDTLAAKAFAMPPCPTRGGDQDARMEYLASLYRHSGAAGLIVHVQKFCEPELFDFPAIRRRFARIGAPLLYLEGELENSLSGQVITRLEAFVEMVDAGRMSP, via the coding sequence GTGATCTCCGCCCGGAAAATACAGGGCCGCAAGACCGTCGCGGTCCTGCCGGTCCACTATCCCCGGGAACTCTTCACCGCGATGGACATCCGCACGGTGGAGCTGTGGGGTCCGCCGGGCCCGCCCCGCGGACCGGACGCCGGACGCATCCAGACGTACGCCTGCGCGATCGTGCGCAACGCGCTGGCGTTCCTCGCCTCGGGAGGAGCGGACGCCGTCGACGCCGTCCTCTTCCCGCACACCTGCGACTCGATCCAGGGGCTGGCCACCCTGGCGCCCGACTTCGGAGGCTGGGAAAAACCGGCCCTGCGTTACCTTCACCCGAAAGGAGAGGACCGTCCCGCCGCAAGGGCGTTCGTTCGCGCCGAGCTGGTCCACCTGGCCGACCGGCTCGCGGAACTGACGGGAAGTCCGCTGGAGATTCCCCGGCTCGCGGCGGCGATCGGGCTGCACGCGAAGATCGACCGGCTGCGCGGGGCGCTCCTCTCCCGACGTGCGTTCCTCGGCATGGGCGACCCGGCGCTGTACCGGCTCCTTCGCCGTGGGGAGTTCCTCGGACCCGAGGACCACCTGGCGGAACTTGCGGATGCCGCCCGCGGGCTCGGCGAGGAACGGATGCAGCGCGGCATACCGCTGATGGTCACCGGCTACGTCCCCGAACCGATGACCCTCTTCGACTCCCTGGAGGCGGCCGGAGCGTTCATCGCCGCCGACGATTACGCCGCGGTCGGCCGGCGCGTCCCGGCGGCCCCCCCGGCGGTCGGCGGCGATCCGCTCGACACGCTGGCGGCCAAGGCGTTCGCGATGCCGCCGTGCCCGACCCGGGGAGGCGACCAGGACGCCCGTATGGAGTACCTGGCGTCACTCTATCGGCATTCGGGGGCCGCCGGGCTTATCGTGCACGTGCAGAAGTTCTGCGAGCCGGAGCTCTTCGATTTCCCGGCGATCCGCCGCCGCTTCGCCCGGATCGGCGCGCCGCTGCTCTACCTGGAGGGCGAGTTGGAGAACTCGCTCTCCGGCCAGGTCATCACCCGCCTGGAGGCGTTCGTGGAGATGGTGGATGCCGGAAGGATGTCCCCGTGA